A stretch of Crossiella cryophila DNA encodes these proteins:
- a CDS encoding globin, with product MGTPETFYDLVGGEDTFHRIVGRFYAEVAKDEVLRPMYPEQDLGPAEERLRLFLMQYWGGPHTYSDQRGHPRLRMRHVPFTIGPIERDAWLRCMRVAVDEAGLAPERRDQLWAYMEMAANSLVNSWV from the coding sequence ATGGGCACTCCGGAGACCTTCTACGACCTCGTCGGCGGCGAGGACACCTTCCACCGCATCGTGGGGCGCTTCTACGCCGAGGTGGCCAAGGACGAGGTGCTGCGGCCGATGTACCCGGAGCAGGACCTCGGCCCGGCCGAGGAGCGGCTGCGGCTGTTCCTGATGCAGTACTGGGGCGGCCCGCACACCTACTCCGACCAGCGCGGGCACCCTCGGCTGCGGATGCGGCACGTGCCGTTCACCATCGGGCCGATCGAACGGGACGCCTGGCTGCGCTGCATGCGGGTCGCCGTCGACGAGGCCGGACTGGCGCCGGAACGCCGTGACCAGCTGTGGGCCTACATGGAGATGGCCGCTAACAGCTTGGTCAACTCCTGGGTGTGA
- a CDS encoding glycoside hydrolase family 13 protein, with the protein MDPDIAGGSVDPAAAPPWWRDSVFYQVYVRSFADSDGDGVGDLEGIRSRLGYLELLGVDALWLTPFYRSPMADHGYDVADARDVDPLFGDLAAFDRLIADAHAQNIKVTVDLVPNHSSDQHDWFQAALVAGQGSPERERYIFREGRGPDGAEPPNNWPSIFGGPAWTRVDDGQWYLHLFAPEQPDLNWQHPEVWADLEQTLRFWLDRGVDGFRIDVAHGMVKPAGLPDMNPEDMPGPHLLFDNNRDPRFDNDGVHDIHRMIRKVMDEYPGRMAVGEIWVQDDERMSRYVRPDELHLGFNFRLVETDFDADGIRGAIDHSLAAVREVGALPTWTLSNHDVVRHVTRYGGGELGVKRARAMTLVELALPGVVYLYNGEELGLPNVELPDWALQDPSWERSGHTERGRDGCRVPMPWEGENPPFGFSPGDNTWLPMPPEWAALTVEAQLEDPASMLSLYRQALELRKSHEALRGDEVEWYGAPAGCFAFRRKPGGLICALNTSGALVPLPPGEVLLTSGPLEGEHLPPDTAAWLV; encoded by the coding sequence GTGGACCCCGACATCGCCGGGGGCAGTGTTGATCCTGCCGCGGCGCCTCCCTGGTGGCGGGACTCCGTCTTCTACCAGGTCTACGTCCGGTCCTTCGCCGACTCCGACGGCGACGGAGTGGGTGATCTGGAGGGCATCCGGTCCCGGCTCGGCTACCTCGAACTGCTCGGTGTCGACGCGCTCTGGCTGACCCCGTTCTACCGCTCCCCCATGGCCGATCACGGCTACGACGTGGCCGACGCGCGCGATGTGGACCCGCTCTTCGGTGACCTCGCCGCCTTCGACCGGCTCATCGCCGACGCGCACGCGCAGAACATCAAGGTCACCGTCGACCTGGTGCCCAACCACAGCAGCGACCAGCACGACTGGTTCCAGGCCGCGCTGGTGGCCGGGCAGGGCAGCCCGGAGCGGGAGCGCTACATCTTCCGCGAGGGCCGCGGCCCCGACGGCGCGGAGCCGCCGAACAACTGGCCGAGCATCTTCGGCGGACCGGCCTGGACCAGGGTCGACGACGGCCAGTGGTACCTGCACCTGTTCGCCCCCGAACAGCCCGACCTGAACTGGCAGCACCCCGAGGTCTGGGCCGACCTTGAGCAGACCCTGCGGTTCTGGCTGGACCGCGGGGTGGACGGGTTCCGCATCGACGTCGCGCACGGCATGGTCAAGCCCGCCGGGCTGCCGGACATGAACCCCGAGGACATGCCCGGCCCGCACCTGCTCTTCGACAACAACCGCGATCCGCGCTTCGACAACGACGGCGTGCACGACATCCACCGCATGATCCGCAAGGTGATGGACGAGTACCCGGGCCGGATGGCCGTCGGTGAGATCTGGGTGCAGGACGACGAGCGGATGTCCCGCTACGTCCGCCCGGACGAGCTGCACCTGGGCTTCAACTTCCGCCTGGTGGAGACCGACTTCGACGCCGACGGCATCCGCGGCGCCATCGACCACTCGCTGGCCGCGGTGCGCGAGGTGGGCGCGCTGCCCACCTGGACGCTGTCCAACCACGACGTCGTCCGGCACGTCACCCGCTACGGCGGCGGCGAACTGGGCGTCAAGCGGGCCAGGGCGATGACCCTGGTCGAACTGGCCCTGCCCGGCGTGGTCTACCTCTACAACGGCGAGGAACTCGGCCTGCCCAACGTGGAGCTGCCGGACTGGGCGCTGCAGGACCCGTCCTGGGAACGCTCCGGGCACACCGAACGGGGCCGGGACGGCTGCCGGGTGCCGATGCCATGGGAGGGCGAGAACCCGCCGTTCGGCTTCTCCCCCGGCGACAACACCTGGCTGCCGATGCCGCCGGAGTGGGCCGCGCTGACCGTGGAGGCCCAGCTGGAGGACCCCGCCTCGATGCTCTCGCTGTACCGGCAGGCCCTGGAGCTGCGCAAGAGCCACGAAGCGCTGCGTGGCGACGAGGTCGAGTGGTACGGCGCGCCTGCCGGCTGCTTCGCCTTCCGCCGCAAGCCCGGCGGGCTGATCTGCGCGCTCAACACCTCCGGCGCGCTGGTCCCGCTGCCGCCCGGCGAGGTGCTGCTGACCAGCGGTCCCCTTGAAGGCGAACACCTGCCGCCGGACACCGCGGCCTGGCTCGTCTGA
- a CDS encoding DMT family transporter, with product MNTGRAALLVLAAAVLFGTTGTAQALGPTGLDPLTVGSARVVLAGAVLLGLAALRGAFRNVPRASWPLVLIGAVGVAVYQVGFFSGVSMAGVAVGTITALGSCPVWTGLVQWLVTGQRPGGTWLAATGLAVAGVGTLVLSSPGTGGSGSDAVLGAVLALAAGLGYAIYTVCAAKMISAGQRSDGTMGLLFAAGGLALLPVLLWRFPGGLDGGDPAWLSGLGVIGYLVLVPTVLAYLLFGAGLRVLPAANVATLNLAEPVVAALLGELVLGEPFTGGGVLGALLVLAGLGLLALPRKEKRREPVAPAA from the coding sequence ATGAACACTGGACGCGCTGCCCTGCTGGTACTGGCCGCCGCGGTGCTGTTCGGCACCACCGGCACCGCCCAGGCCCTCGGCCCCACCGGCCTGGACCCGCTGACCGTCGGCTCGGCCAGGGTGGTGCTGGCCGGGGCGGTCCTGCTCGGCCTGGCCGCGCTGCGTGGCGCGTTCCGGAACGTGCCGAGGGCGTCCTGGCCACTGGTGCTCATCGGCGCCGTCGGCGTGGCCGTCTACCAGGTCGGATTCTTCTCCGGGGTGTCCATGGCCGGGGTCGCGGTCGGCACCATCACCGCACTCGGCTCCTGCCCCGTGTGGACCGGACTGGTGCAGTGGCTGGTCACCGGGCAACGGCCCGGCGGCACCTGGCTGGCCGCCACCGGGCTCGCCGTGGCCGGGGTCGGCACCCTGGTGCTCTCCAGTCCCGGCACCGGCGGCAGTGGCTCGGACGCGGTGCTGGGCGCGGTGCTCGCGCTGGCCGCCGGACTGGGCTACGCGATCTACACCGTCTGCGCGGCAAAGATGATCTCCGCAGGGCAGCGCTCGGACGGGACGATGGGCCTGCTCTTCGCCGCAGGCGGACTCGCGCTGCTGCCGGTGCTGCTGTGGCGTTTCCCCGGTGGACTGGACGGCGGCGACCCGGCCTGGCTGTCCGGGCTGGGCGTGATCGGCTACCTGGTGCTGGTGCCGACCGTGCTGGCCTACCTGCTCTTCGGCGCCGGCCTGCGGGTGCTGCCCGCGGCCAACGTGGCCACGCTCAACCTGGCCGAGCCGGTGGTGGCCGCGCTGCTGGGCGAGCTGGTGCTGGGCGAGCCGTTCACCGGCGGCGGCGTGCTGGGCGCGCTGCTGGTGCTGGCCGGCCTGGGGCTGCTCGCGTTGCCACGCAAGGAGAAGCGGCGGGAGCCGGTGGCCCCCGCCGCCTGA
- a CDS encoding ESX secretion-associated protein EspG produces the protein MLRARVTISLPAYDVVWESENLQDKHPTLGIPSYGETYQDRLDVQRRAWQELEGLGLARGGRAHPDLVDTFHMLERPQREFYGWYSVPGGGEQRAALAAASGDDAVLAEILEEKLVLTPVRPTGLVDALVSALPDKPAARGQSFNFPAETFGGGDGGGRGGGRHSRPAEDEGGFMMSSRNSGGASPQRLKEIMDKPRTGGGQLFVAARDRLGSRKRAESPLTFIDNVDGRYLGQKMRGPDGSQWVIVAPADKRTLAQKLTEMAASVAGR, from the coding sequence GAGAGCGAGAACCTGCAGGACAAGCACCCGACCCTGGGCATCCCCTCCTACGGGGAGACCTACCAGGACCGGCTTGACGTGCAACGGCGAGCCTGGCAGGAGCTGGAGGGGCTGGGCCTGGCCCGTGGCGGGCGGGCCCACCCCGACCTGGTGGACACCTTCCACATGCTCGAACGGCCGCAGCGGGAGTTCTACGGCTGGTACAGCGTGCCCGGTGGTGGCGAGCAGCGGGCCGCGCTCGCCGCCGCCTCCGGGGACGACGCGGTGCTGGCCGAGATCCTCGAGGAGAAGCTGGTGCTGACCCCGGTGCGGCCGACCGGGCTGGTCGACGCGCTGGTCTCGGCGCTGCCGGACAAGCCTGCCGCGCGCGGGCAGTCCTTCAACTTCCCGGCCGAGACCTTCGGTGGCGGGGACGGCGGCGGCCGGGGCGGCGGGCGGCACTCCCGGCCGGCCGAGGACGAGGGCGGGTTCATGATGTCCTCGCGCAACAGCGGCGGGGCCAGCCCGCAGCGGCTCAAGGAGATCATGGACAAGCCGCGCACCGGGGGCGGTCAGCTGTTCGTGGCTGCCCGCGACCGGCTTGGCTCGCGCAAGCGTGCCGAGAGCCCGCTCACATTCATCGACAACGTCGACGGGCGCTACCTCGGGCAGAAGATGCGAGGTCCGGACGGTAGTCAGTGGGTCATCGTGGCCCCGGCGGACAAGCGCACACTGGCCCAGAAACTCACCGAGATGGCTGCCTCGGTCGCCGGTCGCTGA
- a CDS encoding acyl-CoA thioesterase, which produces MPVYITQVRPRWADMDVFHHVNHAAVVTLLEEARAGLLFVQAARLGFAELSNGLVLSRLEVDYKGQLRYTGGEVYAEVSIENLRHASFVVRHTLHTGANAEDPVAVTARTTLVPFDVSAQRPRRLSGAEREFLAGYQVGESVG; this is translated from the coding sequence ATGCCCGTCTACATCACGCAGGTGCGGCCGCGCTGGGCCGACATGGACGTGTTCCACCATGTCAACCACGCCGCCGTGGTCACCCTGCTGGAGGAGGCCCGAGCCGGGCTGCTGTTCGTGCAGGCAGCGCGGCTCGGGTTCGCCGAGTTGTCCAACGGCCTGGTGCTCTCCCGGCTGGAGGTCGACTACAAGGGCCAGCTGCGCTACACCGGCGGCGAGGTCTACGCGGAGGTGAGCATCGAGAACCTGCGGCACGCCAGCTTCGTGGTGCGGCACACTCTGCACACGGGCGCGAATGCGGAGGACCCGGTCGCGGTGACGGCGCGGACCACGCTGGTCCCCTTCGACGTGTCCGCACAACGACCACGACGATTGAGTGGAGCCGAGCGGGAGTTCCTCGCCGGTTACCAGGTGGGGGAGAGTGTTGGCTGA
- a CDS encoding mechanosensitive ion channel family protein, whose product MTAQPSVRESQEWLLSSAEWLANNPWIITKPIKIILIMVGAFLLRYLLRRMIDKLTSNSGAGRVPVLLRPLKERAPEAIKAAAGPLLSERRAQRAKTIGSLLKSITSLLVFGIAFLMILETLTIDITPIIASAGVLGVAIGFGAQNLIKDFLSGIFMMLEDQYGVGDVVDLGPATGTIETVGLRVTTLRDVNGTVWYVRNGEVLRVGNSSQGFAVAVVDFPVAHNVDAARATELMAEVVTDAATRTPLLEDVLEPPEVLGVEKVTADTVTLRMTVKVRPGRQWAVQRALRAKIMAAYDEAGIEPPYPNGRPNGPEAPPAPEKPKT is encoded by the coding sequence ATGACCGCCCAGCCGTCCGTGCGTGAATCACAGGAATGGCTGCTCAGCTCGGCTGAGTGGCTAGCGAACAACCCGTGGATCATCACCAAGCCGATCAAGATCATCCTGATCATGGTCGGCGCGTTCCTGCTGCGCTACCTGCTCCGGCGGATGATCGACAAGCTGACCTCGAACTCCGGGGCCGGCCGGGTGCCGGTGCTGCTGCGGCCGCTCAAGGAGCGGGCGCCGGAGGCGATCAAGGCGGCGGCCGGGCCGTTGCTGTCCGAGCGGCGGGCGCAGCGGGCCAAGACCATCGGCTCGCTGCTGAAGTCGATCACCTCGCTGCTGGTCTTCGGCATCGCGTTCCTGATGATCCTGGAAACGCTGACCATCGACATCACGCCGATCATCGCCTCGGCCGGCGTGCTGGGCGTGGCCATCGGTTTCGGCGCGCAGAACCTGATCAAGGACTTCCTGTCCGGCATCTTCATGATGCTGGAGGACCAGTACGGCGTCGGCGACGTGGTCGACCTCGGCCCGGCCACCGGCACCATCGAGACGGTTGGCCTGCGGGTCACCACGCTGCGGGATGTCAACGGCACGGTCTGGTACGTGCGCAACGGCGAGGTGCTGCGGGTGGGCAACTCCAGCCAGGGCTTCGCGGTCGCGGTGGTCGACTTCCCGGTGGCGCACAACGTGGACGCGGCCAGGGCCACCGAGCTGATGGCCGAGGTGGTCACCGACGCGGCGACCAGGACGCCGCTGCTGGAGGACGTGCTGGAGCCGCCGGAGGTGCTCGGCGTGGAGAAGGTCACCGCGGACACGGTGACCCTGCGGATGACGGTCAAGGTCCGCCCCGGCCGCCAGTGGGCGGTGCAGCGGGCGCTGCGGGCCAAGATCATGGCCGCCTACGACGAGGCTGGCATCGAACCGCCTTACCCGAACGGGCGGCCCAACGGACCCGAGGCGCCGCCTGCCCCGGAGAAACCCAAGACCTGA
- a CDS encoding NAD-glutamate dehydrogenase — MQASPEQVRDELLARAAATAPEIGDLIRLYYRHAPAEEVTDDEPAVLAGTVRSHYELAAARVPGRPAIRVLNPSAGADGWSCPATVVQIVTDDMPYLVDSVAAELSRGGVQAQRVVHPIVVVRRDVAGGLHQVLTDADPANPPAEALAESWMYLEVDLITDPDRARELEQRLLSVLNDVREVVEDTDKMSGTAIQLAEELSSTPPPLPGTEVADGAALLRWLADGHFTFLGYRHYELVRDTPDGDPALRAVLASGLGVLRQDSLAARSLTAGPDSAAQALAPELLVLTQASAPSTVHRSVYPYYVGVKTFGADGQVTGEHRFLGVLTTIALHDNVLEIPVIENRVREVIRRAGFPLESYSGQRMLEEIQNYPRTELFSIDTDALYDTVTKVLALAERRKLRLFLRRDPYRRFYSCLVYLPRDRYTTTSRLAMQEVLLAELSGTSLEYSARVGESQLARVHFMVHTDPAVDSVPDTTRIQQQLTDAVRSWDDLMVDAVLAERQAQFEATGAVTLAGSESVNELGQRYSLAFPEAYKEDFSAEEGLADLRRLQGLLDQDGQSALSFYVPEHAEPGERRFKLYLCGRRVTLSQVLPMLQRMGVEVVDERPYEIRREDGAQCWIFDFGLRLETAVLERIGTEDLVTVRTRFQEAFAAAWRGEAEVDGFNQLVLRAGLTWRQAALLRAYAKYLRQARTPYSQDYIEDAFLAHTEVATALVRLFEARFDPAVSEETRKVQTDNLHAELAARIDEVTSLDADRILRSYLTLINATLRTNYFWRDAEGQPRSYVAFKLEPRSIPDLPEPRPRFEIFVYSPRIEGVHLRFGPVARGGLRWSDRREDFRTEILGLVKAQAVKNAVIVPVGAKGGFVVKQPPKPTGDAGLDREAFWAEGIACYRMFISGLLDLTDNLQAGPDGSAVIPADQVVRHDGDDTYLVVAADKGTATFSDIANGVAKDYGFWLGDAFASGGSVGYDHKAMGITARGAWESVKRYFRELGLDTQTEEFTVVGVGDMSGDVFGNGMLLSEHIRLVAAFDHRHIFLDPNPDAAVGFAERGRLFALPRSSWDDYDRAKISEGGGVFPRSAKSIPVSPQVAAALGLPAGIAKLSPAELMKAILLAQVDLLWNGGIGTYVKASTESHAEVGDKANDALRVDGRALRVKVVGEGGNLGLTQLGRIEFARAGGKVNTDALDNSAGVDCSDHEVNIKILLDRLVADGRLDGAQRDELLAEMTDEVAELVLADNYRQNAVLGISRAHAAPMLSVHARLVADLEKRTGLDRALEALPTREQFKALESSGQGLTSPELATLMAHVKLALKDEVLASDLPESGAFARRLPEYFPSALRERFGEAIPRHPLHREITTTLLVNEVVDGGGVSFAFRLTEELNASATDAVRAFAIVTKVFDLPSLWRAIDELDNVVPTAVADSMILEARRLLDRASRWLLSNRPQPLAVGAEIARFQDLLGEVGPDTVDLLHGREREQVVEHAEQLVADGVPVELARRIASLLHTYCLLDVTEVAELAERDNVAGEHSQREAAELYFAMSEHLDVDRMLTSVSALERGNRWHALARLALRDDLYASLREITLDVLRTSDVDDSVEVKIEKWEQANVSRLTRARAALQEIKEVGKLDLPTLSVVARRVRSIVR, encoded by the coding sequence GTGCAGGCCAGCCCCGAACAGGTCCGCGACGAGCTGCTGGCACGCGCAGCCGCGACCGCGCCGGAGATCGGCGACCTCATCCGGCTGTACTACCGGCACGCGCCCGCGGAGGAGGTCACCGACGACGAGCCTGCCGTGCTCGCCGGGACCGTCCGCTCGCACTACGAACTCGCCGCCGCCCGGGTGCCGGGCCGGCCCGCGATCCGGGTGCTCAACCCCAGCGCCGGGGCCGATGGCTGGAGCTGCCCGGCGACCGTGGTGCAGATCGTCACCGACGACATGCCCTACCTGGTCGACTCGGTGGCCGCCGAGCTGTCCCGCGGTGGCGTGCAGGCCCAGCGGGTGGTGCACCCCATCGTCGTGGTGCGCCGGGACGTCGCGGGCGGGCTGCACCAGGTGCTCACCGACGCCGATCCGGCCAACCCGCCCGCCGAGGCGCTGGCCGAGTCCTGGATGTACCTGGAAGTCGACCTCATCACCGACCCGGACCGGGCCCGTGAGCTGGAACAGCGGCTGCTCTCGGTGCTCAACGACGTCCGCGAGGTCGTCGAGGACACCGACAAGATGAGCGGCACCGCCATCCAGCTCGCCGAGGAGCTGAGCAGCACCCCGCCGCCGCTGCCGGGCACCGAGGTCGCCGACGGCGCCGCGTTGCTGCGCTGGCTGGCCGACGGCCACTTCACCTTCCTCGGCTACCGGCACTACGAGCTGGTCAGGGACACCCCGGACGGCGACCCGGCGCTGCGTGCGGTGCTCGCCTCCGGCCTCGGCGTGCTGCGCCAGGACAGCCTGGCCGCGCGCAGCCTGACCGCGGGGCCCGACTCCGCGGCGCAGGCGCTGGCACCCGAGCTGCTGGTGCTCACCCAGGCATCCGCGCCCTCCACCGTGCACCGCTCGGTCTACCCGTACTACGTGGGTGTGAAGACCTTCGGCGCGGACGGCCAGGTCACCGGTGAGCACCGCTTCCTCGGCGTGCTGACCACCATCGCGTTGCACGACAACGTGCTGGAGATCCCGGTCATCGAGAACCGGGTGCGCGAGGTCATCCGGCGCGCCGGGTTCCCGCTGGAGTCCTACTCCGGGCAGCGGATGCTGGAGGAGATCCAGAACTACCCGCGCACCGAGCTGTTCTCCATCGACACCGACGCGCTCTACGACACCGTCACCAAGGTGCTGGCGCTGGCCGAACGCCGCAAGCTGCGGCTGTTCCTGCGCCGGGATCCGTACCGCCGCTTCTACTCCTGCCTGGTCTACCTGCCGCGCGACCGCTACACCACGACCTCGCGGCTGGCCATGCAGGAGGTGCTGCTCGCCGAGCTGTCCGGCACCTCGCTGGAGTACAGCGCGCGGGTGGGCGAGTCCCAGCTGGCCAGGGTGCACTTCATGGTGCACACCGACCCGGCGGTGGACTCGGTGCCGGACACCACCCGGATCCAGCAGCAGCTCACCGACGCGGTGCGCAGCTGGGACGACCTGATGGTGGACGCGGTGCTGGCCGAGCGGCAGGCCCAGTTCGAGGCCACCGGCGCGGTGACGCTGGCGGGCTCGGAGTCGGTCAACGAGCTGGGACAGCGGTACTCGCTGGCCTTCCCGGAGGCATACAAGGAGGACTTCTCCGCCGAGGAGGGACTGGCCGACCTGCGCAGGCTGCAGGGCCTGCTGGACCAGGACGGGCAGTCCGCGCTCTCCTTCTACGTGCCGGAGCACGCCGAGCCGGGCGAGCGCCGGTTCAAGCTGTACCTGTGCGGGCGCAGGGTCACCCTCTCCCAGGTGCTGCCGATGCTGCAGCGGATGGGCGTGGAGGTCGTCGACGAGCGGCCGTATGAGATCCGCCGCGAGGACGGCGCCCAGTGCTGGATCTTCGACTTCGGCCTGCGGCTGGAGACCGCGGTGCTGGAGCGGATCGGCACCGAGGACCTGGTCACCGTGCGCACCCGCTTCCAGGAGGCATTCGCCGCCGCCTGGCGCGGAGAGGCCGAGGTGGACGGCTTCAACCAGCTGGTGCTGCGCGCCGGACTGACCTGGCGGCAGGCCGCGCTGCTGCGCGCCTACGCCAAGTACCTGCGTCAGGCCCGCACCCCCTACAGCCAGGACTACATCGAGGACGCCTTCCTGGCGCACACCGAGGTGGCCACCGCGCTGGTCCGGCTGTTCGAGGCCCGGTTCGACCCCGCGGTCTCCGAGGAGACCAGGAAGGTGCAGACGGACAACCTGCACGCCGAACTGGCCGCCCGGATCGACGAGGTCACCAGCCTGGACGCGGACCGCATCCTGCGCAGCTACCTCACGTTGATCAACGCCACCCTGCGCACCAACTACTTCTGGCGGGACGCCGAGGGCCAGCCGCGCTCCTACGTGGCCTTCAAGCTGGAGCCCAGGTCCATCCCCGACCTGCCGGAGCCGCGGCCGCGGTTCGAGATCTTCGTGTACTCGCCGCGGATCGAGGGCGTGCACCTGCGCTTCGGCCCGGTGGCCCGCGGTGGTCTGCGCTGGTCCGACCGGCGGGAGGACTTCCGCACCGAGATCCTGGGCCTGGTCAAGGCGCAGGCGGTGAAGAACGCGGTGATCGTGCCGGTCGGCGCCAAGGGCGGCTTCGTGGTCAAGCAGCCGCCCAAGCCCACCGGGGACGCCGGGCTGGACCGTGAGGCGTTCTGGGCCGAGGGCATCGCCTGCTACCGGATGTTCATCTCCGGCCTGCTCGACCTGACCGACAACCTGCAGGCAGGCCCGGACGGCAGCGCCGTGATCCCGGCCGACCAGGTGGTCCGGCACGACGGCGACGACACCTACCTGGTGGTCGCCGCGGACAAGGGCACCGCGACCTTCTCCGACATCGCCAACGGCGTGGCCAAGGACTACGGCTTCTGGCTCGGCGACGCCTTCGCCTCCGGCGGCTCGGTGGGCTATGACCACAAGGCCATGGGCATCACCGCCCGCGGCGCCTGGGAGAGCGTGAAGCGGTACTTCCGCGAGCTGGGTCTGGACACCCAGACCGAGGAGTTCACCGTGGTCGGTGTCGGCGACATGTCCGGCGACGTCTTCGGCAACGGCATGCTGCTCTCCGAGCACATCCGGCTGGTGGCCGCCTTCGACCACCGGCACATCTTCCTGGACCCGAACCCGGACGCGGCCGTCGGTTTCGCCGAGCGTGGCAGGCTGTTCGCGCTGCCCCGTTCCTCCTGGGACGACTACGACCGGGCCAAGATCAGCGAGGGCGGCGGGGTCTTCCCGCGCAGCGCCAAGTCGATCCCGGTCTCCCCGCAGGTGGCCGCGGCGCTGGGCCTGCCCGCGGGCATCGCCAAGCTGTCCCCGGCCGAGCTGATGAAGGCCATCCTGCTCGCGCAGGTCGACCTGCTGTGGAACGGCGGCATCGGCACCTACGTCAAGGCCTCCACCGAATCGCACGCCGAGGTCGGCGACAAGGCCAACGACGCGCTGCGGGTGGACGGCAGGGCGCTGCGGGTCAAGGTGGTCGGCGAGGGCGGCAACCTGGGCCTGACCCAGCTCGGCCGGATCGAGTTCGCCAGGGCAGGCGGCAAGGTCAACACCGACGCGCTGGACAACTCCGCCGGCGTGGACTGCTCCGACCACGAGGTCAACATCAAGATCCTGCTGGACCGGCTGGTCGCCGACGGCAGGCTGGACGGCGCGCAGCGGGATGAGCTGCTGGCCGAGATGACCGACGAGGTCGCCGAGCTGGTGCTGGCGGACAACTACCGGCAGAACGCGGTGCTCGGCATCAGCCGCGCGCACGCCGCGCCGATGCTGTCCGTGCACGCCAGGCTGGTCGCCGACCTGGAGAAGCGCACCGGTCTGGACCGCGCGCTGGAGGCGCTGCCCACCCGCGAGCAGTTCAAGGCGCTGGAGTCCAGCGGCCAGGGGCTGACCTCGCCGGAACTGGCCACGCTGATGGCGCACGTCAAGCTCGCGCTCAAGGACGAGGTGCTGGCCAGCGACCTGCCCGAGTCCGGCGCGTTCGCCAGGCGGCTGCCCGAGTACTTCCCGTCCGCGCTGCGGGAGCGTTTCGGCGAGGCAATTCCCCGCCACCCGCTGCACCGGGAGATCACGACCACGCTGCTGGTCAACGAGGTCGTGGACGGCGGCGGGGTGTCCTTCGCCTTCCGGCTGACCGAGGAACTCAACGCCAGCGCCACCGACGCGGTGCGCGCCTTCGCCATCGTGACCAAGGTCTTCGACCTGCCCTCGCTGTGGCGGGCCATCGACGAGCTGGACAACGTGGTGCCCACCGCGGTGGCCGACTCGATGATCCTGGAGGCCAGGCGGCTGCTGGACCGGGCCAGCCGCTGGCTGCTGTCCAACCGGCCGCAGCCACTGGCGGTGGGCGCGGAGATCGCCCGCTTCCAGGACCTGCTCGGCGAGGTCGGCCCGGACACCGTCGACCTGCTGCACGGCCGGGAACGCGAACAGGTGGTCGAGCACGCCGAACAGCTGGTCGCCGACGGCGTGCCGGTGGAGCTGGCCAGGCGGATCGCCTCGCTGCTGCACACCTACTGCCTGCTCGATGTCACCGAGGTGGCCGAACTGGCCGAGCGGGACAACGTGGCGGGCGAGCACAGCCAGCGGGAGGCCGCCGAGCTGTACTTCGCGATGTCCGAGCACCTGGACGTGGACCGGATGCTCACCTCGGTGAGCGCGCTGGAACGCGGCAACCGCTGGCACGCGCTGGCCAGGCTGGCACTGCGGGACGACCTCTACGCCTCGCTGCGGGAGATCACCCTGGACGTGCTGCGCACCAGCGACGTGGACGACAGCGTCGAGGTGAAGATCGAGAAGTGGGAGCAGGCCAACGTCTCCAGGCTGACCCGCGCCCGCGCCGCGCTGCAGGAGATCAAGGAGGTCGGCAAGCTGGATCTGCCGACGCTGTCGGTGGTGGCTCGCCGGGTGCGCAGTATCGTCCGCTGA